The Terriglobales bacterium nucleotide sequence TGGCAGCCGGAAGAAATGGGAGATCAGCGGACCCCACTTTTCCGGATGGGAGATTTACCACATGAAGGGATCGCCCGCTGATCCGAACCGGTTGTACGCCTCGCAAACCAGCGGCTGGTTCGGGCAGATCATCCAGCGCTCCCCAGACGGCGGCAAAACATGGTCAACTCCGGGCGGAGAGGAGATACCCAAGCCGGGGGAGATGCCGAAGGCGAGCAACAAGTTCGTGTATGACACCTCGGCCGAGACCGGCAAGCCGCTCACCACGCACGAATTTTATGACGGCACGCAGAAGCCCTGGGAATTCAAACGCGTCTGGCACCTGGAACCATCGTTGACCGATCCCAACACCGTATTCGCCGGGATCGAGGATGCCGCCCTGTTCCGCTCCACCGACGGCGCCCAGAGCTGGCACGAACTCTCCGGACTGCGCGGCCACGGCACCGGACCCAAATGGCAGCCGGGGGCGGGCGGCATGTGCCTGCATACGATCCTTCTCGATGCCAGCAACAAGAACCGGATGTTTGTCGCCATTTCGGCGGCGGGGGCGTTTCGCACCGACGACGGCGGCAAAACCTGGAAGCCGATCAACCAGGGACTGCGGTCGCAATACATACCGGATCCGAAGGCGGAGGTCGGACACTGCGTGCACCGCATCGCGCAGCACCGTTCGCGCCCGAATACGCTGTTCATGCAGAAGCACTGGGACGTCATGCGGACCGACGATGCGGGCGACAACTGGCACGAGATCAGCGGCAACTTGCCGAGCGACTTCGGATTCGTGATTGACGTGCACGCACACGAGCCGGAGACCATTTACGTCATACCGATCAAGAGCGACTCGGAACACTTCCCTCCCGACGGCAAGCTGCGCGTGTATCGCAGCCGCACCGGCGGCAACGAGTGGGAAGCGCTGACCAAGGGACTACCGCAGAGCGATTGCTACGTGAATGTCCTGCGTGACGCGATGGCGGTGGACTCGTTGGACAAGTGCGGCATTTATTTCGGTACCACCGGCGGGCAGGTGTATGCATCGCCGGATGCGGGCGAGAACTGGCAAGCGATCGCGGAACACTTACCGGGGGTGCTCTCGGTGGAGGCGCAGACCTTGCCATGATCCGGGTGATGCTGCCGCAACACCTGCGCACGCTGGCCCACGTCGGCACCGAGGTGACGCTCGATGTGCAGGGCAAGATTACGCAGCGCTCAGTGCTGGACGCACTGGAGGCGCAGTACCCGATGCTGCGCGGGACCATTCGCGATCACGTCACGCTGCAGCGGCGGCCGTTTCTGCGCTTCTTTGCCTGCGAGGAAGACCTGTCGCACGAACCGCCTGACAATCCGCTGCCGGAAGCGGTAGCGTCGGGGAAGGAGCCTTTCCTGATCATCGGGGCGATCGCGGGCGGATAGCTATTCCGTGCCGCGGACCCCGGTGGGGAGGGCGTCCTTGCGGGGGCGGCGATTCGCCTGCAGGATTTTCTTGCGCAGCCGCAGCGACTTGGGCGTGACCTCGACGTACTCGTCGTCGGCGATGAACTCGATCGCCTGCTCCAGGTTGAGGTTGCGGAACGGCACCAGGCGGATGGCATCGTCGGCGGTGGAAGAGCGCATGTTGGTGAGCTTTTTCTCGCGCACGCAGTTGACGTCGAGATCGTTGTCGCGCGAGTTTTCGCCGATGATCATTCCCTCGTAAACATCGACGCCCGGGCCGACAAACAATTCGCCGCGCTCCTGCAGGTTCCAGAGGGCGTAGGCGGTGGTCGCGCCGCCGCGATCGGCAACCAGGGTGCCGGTCAGGCGATGCGGAATTTCGCCCTGCCAGTCGGTATAACCGTCGAACAACGAGTTCATGACGATGGTGCCGCGAGTGTCGGTGAGCAGTTCGCTGCGCAGCCCGATCAAGCCGCGGCTGGGCACCCGGAATTCCATGCGCACGCGACCGTAGCCGTGGTTGTGCATCTGCAGCATCTCGGACTTGCGCATGCCGAGCTTTTCCATCACCACGCCGACAAATTCTTCCGGTACGTCGATGGTGAGGCGCTCGACCGGCTCCTTCAGCTTGCCGTTCACGTTCCTGGTCACGATCTCGGGCTTGCCCACCATGAGCTCAAAGCTTTCGCGGCGCATGGTCTCGATGAGGATGGCGAGTTGCAGTTCGCCGCGGCCCATGACCTTGAAGGAATCGGTGCTGGCGGTTTCCTCGACCTTGATGGAGACGTTGGTCAGCAGTTCCTTGTCCAGCCTTTCGCGAAGATTGCGCGAGGTGACGTACTGCCCTTCGCGACCGGCAAACGGCGAGGTGTTCACGGTGAACTGCATCGCAATCGTCGGCTCGTCGATGGCGATATGCGGCAGCGGCGCGGGAGTCTCCGCGCTGGTGATGGTCTCGCCGATGGTGATGCCGGTCACACCGGCGATGGACACGATATCGCCCAATTCCGTCTCGGTAATGTCGACGCGCTGCAGTCCATTGAACGAAAACAGCTTGGTGATGCGAACTTTTTCCAGCGAGCCATCGAGCTTGGCGATGCCGACATCCTCGCCGGTGCGCAGCGTGCCGTTGAAGACGCGCGCAATGGCGAGACGGCCGAGATAAT carries:
- a CDS encoding exo-alpha-sialidase is translated as MSKVRVLVGTKKGGFILTADGSRKKWEISGPHFSGWEIYHMKGSPADPNRLYASQTSGWFGQIIQRSPDGGKTWSTPGGEEIPKPGEMPKASNKFVYDTSAETGKPLTTHEFYDGTQKPWEFKRVWHLEPSLTDPNTVFAGIEDAALFRSTDGAQSWHELSGLRGHGTGPKWQPGAGGMCLHTILLDASNKNRMFVAISAAGAFRTDDGGKTWKPINQGLRSQYIPDPKAEVGHCVHRIAQHRSRPNTLFMQKHWDVMRTDDAGDNWHEISGNLPSDFGFVIDVHAHEPETIYVIPIKSDSEHFPPDGKLRVYRSRTGGNEWEALTKGLPQSDCYVNVLRDAMAVDSLDKCGIYFGTTGGQVYASPDAGENWQAIAEHLPGVLSVEAQTLP
- a CDS encoding MoaD/ThiS family protein, producing the protein MIRVMLPQHLRTLAHVGTEVTLDVQGKITQRSVLDALEAQYPMLRGTIRDHVTLQRRPFLRFFACEEDLSHEPPDNPLPEAVASGKEPFLIIGAIAGG
- the typA gene encoding translational GTPase TypA, giving the protein MCLLTTSAQEPVGTGRELILSIRNIAIIAHVDHGKTTLVDGMLRQSGVFRANQELVDRVMDSNELERERGITILAKNTAVFYHDIKINIVDTPGHSDFGGEVERALKMVDGVMLLVDASEGPLPQTRYVLGKALEAKLPPIVVINKIDRPDARSQEVLNEIYDLFIDLDAAEDQLDFPVLYTNSKLGTATADPKIPGENFQPLFESIVATIPEPGGDPQATLQILVANLDYSDYLGRLAIARVFNGTLRTGEDVGIAKLDGSLEKVRITKLFSFNGLQRVDITETELGDIVSIAGVTGITIGETITSAETPAPLPHIAIDEPTIAMQFTVNTSPFAGREGQYVTSRNLRERLDKELLTNVSIKVEETASTDSFKVMGRGELQLAILIETMRRESFELMVGKPEIVTRNVNGKLKEPVERLTIDVPEEFVGVVMEKLGMRKSEMLQMHNHGYGRVRMEFRVPSRGLIGLRSELLTDTRGTIVMNSLFDGYTDWQGEIPHRLTGTLVADRGGATTAYALWNLQERGELFVGPGVDVYEGMIIGENSRDNDLDVNCVREKKLTNMRSSTADDAIRLVPFRNLNLEQAIEFIADDEYVEVTPKSLRLRKKILQANRRPRKDALPTGVRGTE